A stretch of the Papaver somniferum cultivar HN1 chromosome 6, ASM357369v1, whole genome shotgun sequence genome encodes the following:
- the LOC113291786 gene encoding uncharacterized protein LOC113291786, giving the protein MVIVPKKNGGVRICIDFSDLNKACPKDSFPLPNIDQLVEATSGYGLLSFMDGYSGYSHIPLAEEDQEHTAFFTPRGLYCYTKMPFGLKNAGATYQRMVEKMFDAWIHKTLEVYVDDMLVKSELPQDHVDDLKEIFVQMRKFNMKINPAKCTFGVTSGKFLGYLVTKRGIEVDPEKKLRTYFHAHTVTVITKAPIESVLDHADSAGRISKWGSQIKQFGVKYQAQTAIKTQVVADFLADFPIDDADEVEGIPGMEDELADPPELLRSEDPNRWGVFVDGSCNSEGSGIGILFTTPTGRRIFYSLRLEFPATNNIIEYEAVIHALRVIIALDIQNVRLTSDSQLVIRQIDGTYQVSDPCLQRYHKLAKHYIEQIPNITFLHLNRINNRYVDALAFIASMEVNPEATNVRIERVLLPSIPLEGNMDILVVDSVAQEETLPENDWRIPIIKCLANGHLPSDQLVAQKIISRSGNYQLRYGVLYK; this is encoded by the exons atggtcatcgtaccaaaGAAGAATGGAGGAGTAAGGATCTGTATTGACTTTAGCGATCTGAACAAAGCTTGTCCGAAAGACAGCTTTCCCCTCCCTAACATAGACCAACTTGTAGAAGCAACATCAGGATATGGATTGttatctttcatggatggatactctggctaCAGCCATATCCCCCTCGCcgaggaagatcaagagcataccgcTTTTTTCACCCCTCGTGGCCTATACTGCTATACCAAAATGCCATTTGGGTTGAAAAATGCAGGGGCCACGTACCAACGAATGGTAGAGAAGATGTTCGATGCTTGGATACATAAAACCCTTGAggtatatgtagatgacatgctTGTCAAAAGCGAACTCCCCCAGGATCATGTAGACGATCTCAAGGAGATCTTTGTGCAAATGAGAAAATTCAACATGAAGATCAACCCCGCCAAGTGTACCTTCGGAGTCACCTCAGGCAAATTCCTGGGCTACCTAGTCACCAAACgaggtattgaggtagaccccgagAAG AAGCTGCGTACTTACTTTCACGCACATACCGTAACAGTCATCACAAAAGCCCCCATAGAATCCGTGCTTGACCATGCCGACAGCGCAGGTAGAATATCCAAATGGGGATCCCAAATTAAACAATTCGGTGTGAAATACCAAGCCCAGACGGCGATTAAGACCCAGGtggtcgcagatttcttagctgATTTCCCAATAGACGACGCTGATGAAGTCGAAGgaatcccaggaatggaggatgAACTAGCAGACCCTCCCGAACTGCTTCGTTCTGAGGACCCAAATCGTTGGGGAGTCTTCGTCGATGGCTCGTGCAACTCGGAAGGGTCGGGCATCGGAATTCTCTTCACCACCCCGACAGGCCGAAGGATTTTCTACAGCTTGAGACTTGAATTCCCCGCCACCAACAATATAATTGAGTACGAGGCGGTAATACATGCCCTCCGAGTGATAATCGCACTCGACATCCAAAATGTACGACTAACAAGCGATTCCCAACTTGTCATCCGACAAATAGATGGAACGTACCAAGTCTCCGATCCATGCTTGCAGCGATACCATAAACTCGCCAAGCATTACATTGAGCAGATACCAAACATCACGTTCCTCCACTTAAACCGAATTAACAACCGATATgttgatgccttagcattcattgCCTCCATGGAAGTAAACCCTGAGGCTACCAATGTTAGAATTGAAAGAGTCTTACTCCCTTCCATCCCTTTGGAAGGAAACATGGACATCCTCGTTGTGGACTCAGTAGCTCAGGAGGAAACTCTACCAGAAAATGACTGGAGGATACCAATCATCAAGTGTCTAGCCAATGGACACCTTCCAAGCGACCAACTTGTCGCCCAAAAAATAATATCAAGGTCCGGAAATTATCAGCTTCGGTACGGTGTGTTGTACAAATAA